AAATCTGAAAAGTAACCCCGAGCCTAGATACAACTACGATGATTATCTGTAtgatttgaaacaaaatatgcaGGTGTCATAAAATAGCTAGGGAAAGGTTAATAAAGAAAAAGATTAAATCAAAAGcgaattatgataataacgcCCATACTGAAGAGTTACATGTAAAAGATTCTATACTGTTACGAGATAATACCCAAAGGAATAAGTTAACACCATTATGGAAGGGACCATACGAAATATTAGAGGTGTTAGATACTGagaatattgttattcaaaggGGAAGAAAGAAGGTCACGGTACATAGAAATGATGTGAAAAAATATCATGAAAGTCCCAAAtaaggaaataataaaataattaagataactaagttaataaaaaattattgagtgAATAACGTAggtgataagaaaaaaatattttaattttagggaaAAGCAGAAGAATTTCCTGTTGGAATTAGAACGGGCTATCGGAAGTGAAACCCAccaatatagcatattatacgcCCAGATGAAAtacccaaatgtttaataaaacatataagcaCAGCAAATCATAATTTAACTGAACCATTCTCGAGATCCAAATTAAAGGGATATACTAAGAATATAGCACAATTTTTATGATATGACAGAGAATAGGGGATGGTTAGATGAGTGTTGTTGTGACACATTGATAGATTTCATAGAATTTATACCTGAGCCAGGCGATTTGCTGGAATATAAAAGATTAGAAGCTaacgtaattaaattattatatttgtatataaagaAAACACCCACAAGTTCGTAATAATGGACTTCGAGTTCACTAATATACATAGAACGAGTAAGGTCCTTATATCAGGCGCGATATCAAACACTTTGGACCGGTTTAAGATAAGGAAGCTCGAAGGACGACCATTATATCTGCCAGAAAATGGAGAAGTGAGACCAATGAAAGATCGAGAGGTACTAGTGGTACAGAAAGCATTAGCACGGATTTTCAAAGCAAAGACAGAACTCAGGGACATCTGTTTAGATCAACTGAATCAAAGTCATAGAGCACCTGTAAATAGTTTAAATGCAACCTATATACGAAACTATATACTGCGTGACAATAAGATTAATGTGATTGTGGTGTTTGGAGGTAGTTCCGACAAAGAAATGTTGAAGAGATTAGGAATTGAGTTTCCATTATTAGATATGCGCTGTtatgataaacatttaaatcgaatattttatttacagttaGAGGACGTTTCCAACAAGAAACTAATTTTTGAAATAGAGATAGGGTATTATGACAAATCGGGGAGAATACTAAATCTTACCGAATCACACAACTTAATTTGTAAaaagaaacataaaataacttacGCCCGACGTTCTTCATGcatatgatttgtatttttaataaatatatttgtacaaaattgaTATGccatattttatctaatttattattatataattgatccCTAAAATTGTGTCACTGTCCGACATTCCAAGCCATACAAAATGACCAGCCACATGAACCCATTATAAAATCTTTTAATCTTAACGGTATTATTTTGGCCTTTGTCACACAAAATATTCGATACTTATCTCCCCTTCGtccatacaaaaataaaagtatttatgtcGTAATTTTAAAAACCACATTTCTTGGCAAACAatacgtgtataataaacaatatcataataaaattgacttAAGCCCTTTCTCTTAAAAACCGTccatactattgtattattagcTGGATATCCCGGTTTCGCCCGTATACAGTTTTTGTAACAAATCCTTTACAATATACGCTATATAGGTGTACCTATCTCGGTTTGAGTGTATCTCAGTTTTAGTGTACTTCAGTTACTGTGTGCATGCCATTACAACAATTTTGGTGATCGACTGTGTAGTCTAGTTCTCATTgtatagtaaatacaaaaatacaaaaataataattaatttacattgtcATGAAGTTAGCCCTCCACCttcataaatatattccaaTATAGTGCAATTATTTAGCaatttaattgcaaataattgcaaattaattttcagaatttgctaATCAAGTACAAATTGGGAAATTTATCTTTCTTACTGAACTTAACGATCAACTTAATAATCTTAATGATATAAGGTGGACCCTCCTCCTCACTTAATTCAATCTGTTTCAAACCAAcgtcaataataaaacaaatcaattgCAAACAATtgcaattaaatttttagaatttgcaaattaatatcgtaatttt
This genomic window from Metopolophium dirhodum isolate CAU chromosome 1, ASM1992520v1, whole genome shotgun sequence contains:
- the LOC132945602 gene encoding uncharacterized protein LOC132945602; this encodes MNQLGRKDGLEWDKVRAMIRYIFRNTGIKISVCSKMEYTKEEKLIIFKQFHNSVLGGHAGINKTVRKIKRQFNWPGLKLDVKNYITNCESCQKNKVTNRKIKQPMVITTTSSKPFEKIFLDIVEPLVTTASGNTYILTMQDDLTKYSLGVPLPNHTANTVAEAFVVHFVCIHGIPETILTDQGTDFLKNTHKFVIMDFEFTNIHRTSKVLISGAISNTLDRFKIRKLEGRPLYLPENGEVRPMKDREVLVVQKALARIFKAKTELRDICLDQLNQSHRAPVNSLNATYIRNYILRDNKINVIVVFGGSSDKEMLKRLGIEFPLLDMRCYDKHLNRIFYLQLEDVSNKKLIFEIEIGYYDKSGRILNLTESHNLICKKKHKITYARRSSCI